ATGCGCCTGATTGTCCCAATTGCTCAATTCTTTAAAATTTGAATTGTAATTGTAATACGAAGTGGTGTTTTCTTCAGAATAAATTACAGTTCCAACAGGTACATATACCGTTATTTTTATTTGCTGATCGCGATATTTATTTGAAGTATCTGTAACAAAAAACCCGTCGAGCATTAAATTATTATTCTCGTAGGAATAGTTATGTTGTATTGCTTCAGCACGTTTTTTAGCATCTAAATTGGTATTGCCCTCGGCAACCTTTTCAATAACAATCTTGCCGATGGAATCTTTGGTAGATTTTACTGAAAGTGAAATATCTGTTGAGTAAATAACTCGTTTGTCTTGAGTGGTGTATTTTAACTCCAAACCGCTTTCTCGGTGTACGTTATAGCTAAATTGCTTATCTGCCCGCATATTTATGTGCAAGGTATCTCCGGTGCGAATAGAAAGAGACTGCTCTTGAATAAAATTACCGTCATAGGCTTGTTCTGTAGCCTGCTTTACACCCAAAACAGCTAATCCAATAACCGATAATGCCCAAACCACGATGAGCAATATTTTTACGGTGGAACTCATTGATTTTAAATTGCTGATTAAAAGTTTTAATCCTAAAATGAACAATACAAAAAATGGAATGCCAATTGCAAACAATGAAAGCAGCGCTATTAACCACATTGGTACGTTAGTTGTATCTACCAAGGCGATGTATTCCGTCAATTCTGAGTTTCCCCAAAAATCAATTGAGCCAAAGGTGAAAAAACCAACCACCAAGCCAATAATTGTAAAGAGAGAAACGATAATTATTAACACGCCAATAAACTTTACGAATATTTTAAAGAGCGTCATTATTACGTTTCCCAAACCGTCAAAAAAACCCGAAGCACCGGTTTTTATACTATTGCCATATTTGTCGTAATCTACATTTTTTACACGGTCTGCAACATTATCAAATCCTTCTTTGAATTTTCTTTCTATGTTTGAAATATTAACAGGTTGCCCCGTCATTTTTAGTTTCTCTGAAGTTGTAAGTGCTGGGGGCACCAGTATCCAGAGCAGTATATACACTACGATTGGAGAGCCCATTCCGGCAACAACTAAGAGCACCCACAAGAGTCTAATCCAAATTGCGTCTACACCTATGTAGTGTCCGATTCCCGATGAAACTCCGGAGATATATTTATTGTCCAAATCGCGGAAGAGTTGTTTGTGCGATGCGTTGGCCCGCGATTTTGCATGGGTCTGCGATGCAGGAGGAATGTCTTCAAAAATTTCATTGTCTACTTCGTAATCTTCGGGTTGGCCCATTACTGCAATTATTTCATCGAGCATTTTCAGTGAAACAACTTGCGTTGGACTTTCAATTTTTTCGGAAAACAACTCGCCTATACGGGCTTCAATGTCCTGCATTATTTCTTCGCTTCCGTCAGCGCCTTTAAGCGATTTTCGGATTGCGTCTAAATAGCGGGAAAGTTTTCCAAAGGCATCTTCATCTATATGAAAGAAAGTGCCTGCCAAATTTATGTTTACTGTCTTGTTCATTTTGTATTTTTTTCGCTGGTTACAATGGTTACGGCCTGTTGCAATTCGTTCCAGGTGTCGTTTAATTCGGTTAAAAATAATTTGCCTTTTTCAGTGAGGTCATAATACTTGCGTGGTGGTCCGCCGGTAGATTCTTCCCAACGGTAAGATAGCAAGCCCGCGTTTTTCAGCCTTGTGAGCAGCGGGTAGATCGTGCCTTCCACTACAAGCATTTTTGCGTCTTTTAGGGTTTCAAGAATGTCTGAAGTGTAAGCCTCGCCGTCCTTTAAAACGGAAAGAATACAGAACTCCAAAACCCCTTTTCGCATTTGCGCTTTTGTGTTTTCGATTTTCATTTGTTTCTAATTAATTTTTGTGACTTAAGTTCGTTATTGATGATAAATGAATAAGGAAGTACGCTCGCGGTTGTTTCGCATTGTTGATGAGTCATTGCGCTTACAGTTTCCTGTTCCGTGGGCATGCTAGCACCTATAAATTGTAAAATGGCAGCCAATAAGTAACTAATTAATGTGCTCATTTTTAAATTGTGTTTTTATGGTTGGTTTTAATAAAAGGTATGCAAAGTGGGTATTGATACAACTGTCCGCGCGATGCGAAAATAGATGCAGTAATTACCGCGTAAAGCTCAAATACAAACAGAGCAAAAAACAGCAAAATGGCAATTCCGAACAGCAGAAGATAACCGCTTATGTTTTTAATATTGTTAATTGTAAACTCACCTCCATTGCGATCTATATTTTCAATAAGCATAATAATGTCAGTTGCGAATATGATAACGAACGGCAAACATATTAATGCTATAAGTAAGGTATATACCATTGTGCTGAGCTGAAAGTTGATAGCCTGTTTGCCGTGTTCATCAACAAATACTTTGTCCTTGTTAAAAGTCCAAATAAGTAAAGGAGCGATATAATTCGCAAAAGGGAAAAAGTATTTTAAAAAGGTTGACAAGTGAATAAATGCACCTGTATTTTTCTGATTTTCTGTTATTGTAGTTTCCATTGCTTAATATATTCTTATGCAAATATATGTCTAAAAGACAGTAGTATGTTACGCATAGTACTATAATTAACATAAATTTAACAAATAGGAAGATAGCTATTAATTGAATATCTTCGTAGCATACTACGTATCTATGAAACTGAGTCCAAGGAAAATCAATACATTTCTACTGTTTAAATTGCCGTCTGCATACCTTACCGGCGTGCGGGTAAAAACTATTTCGGAAACGGAATGCATAAGCACCGTAAAACACCGATGGATTAATCAAAATCCGTTTAATTCTATGTTTTGGGCGGTACAGGGAATGGCTGCCGAACTGAGTACTGGAGCTCTGGTAATGGCTAAAATTAAAGAAAGCAACACAAGTATTTCTATGCTTGTTGCGAACAATAACGCAAGCTTTTTGAAAAAAGCTCGTGGAAGAATAGAATTTAAATGTTCGGATGGAATGTTGTTAGATAAAGCAATTAAAAAAACAATCGCTACCGGAGAAGGACAAACTATTTGGATGGAGTCTGAAGGGGTAGATTCATCCGGTGATGTAGTTTCTAGATTTAAATTTGAATGGACTTTAAAAAAGCGATAATTTTAAAGCTATTATACATAAGGGGTTACGGCAAAATATCCTTAATTAACAAACTTTTAACACCTCCGATAGGCTGTTAAAACGTGTTTAATTCGCTAATATTGGTTATATTTAAATCGTATTAAACTAAAAATCTTCGCCTATTGTAAAAAGCTACTTCACCTTTAACTAATTAAATCTTAAATAGCTATGGCAAGAGCAATGTTTGATTACACCAAAGCTGTACTTGCAAAAGTAAGTTTTGATGTTAATCTATTCTGCAAAGAATTAAAAAAAGCATTAACCAGATTGCTTCCCTATGAAATAGAAGAACTTAAACTCTGGGTAGATTCTCTTATTAAACAGAATCCACAATTAAATCAATGTCTAATATTATTAAACACATAAAGAAAGCCCTCTGAGAAATCAGAGGGTTTTTTTAGTTAAGATGTTATTACAATTCCTAATTATTTACTTTTTGTAGGGCTTATTATCTTTACATCCTGAAATGCAATTGCACCTCGAATAATACCTGATATGGAATCGTAAAGCGCATTTATTATCTGCATTTTTAATTCGCTTTTACTGTAAATCAAGCTTACTTCACGTGCGGGGGAGGGGTCTTTAAAATACTTAAGATTTTTTCTATATGCGGCATCAACGTCCAACGTGTGTAAATACGGAAGTAGTGTCATTCCCAAGCCTTCATTGGCCAACTTTACCAAAGTTTCAAAACTTCCGCTTTCCAGTTGAAATTTTTCGTTAGTAATATTTTTGGACGCCTTACATAGGTTTATTATTCCATCGCGAAAGCAGTGACCATCTTCCAATAACAAAATATCGTCAATATCTAAATCGTCCATTTCCAATTTGTCTTTGGCTGCCAAACGATGCGTTTCTGGAATGTAACCTACAAATGGCTCGTAATACAAAGGTCTTTCTTTAATTTTTTCCTGTTCAAGCGGAGTTGCCGCAATGGCGGCATCTAGATAACCTTCGTTAATTTTTACAATTATTTCGTCTGTATTTAATTCTTCAATTTTCAGTTGTACTTTGGGGTAACGATCTGCAAAATTTTTTAAAAACATGGGCAGTAGTGTAGGCATTACTGTGGGTATTATACCTAATTTAAAAGTACCACCGATAAATCCTTTTTCTTGATCTACCACGTCCTGCATCCGTTCAGACTCATTGACTATATTACGTGCTTGCTCCACAATTTTTTCACCAACACTTGTAAGTTCAATGGGCTTTTTACTCCGATCGAATATTAGTATTTCCAATTCCTCTTCCAGCTTTTGAATTTGCATGCTTAGCGTGGGCTGCGTCACAAAGGTTTTTTCGGCTGCCTTCGTAAAATTTTGATGCTCGGCAACAGCCAAAACATATTTAAGTTGGGTAATCGTCATTGTAAATTATATTTATGCAAAAATAGTCAAATAATCAATATAATCTATAGGGTGATTTAAAGTAACCCCCTCGCTTTTATTTCTAAATACTTATTGATAGTATTAACCGTAAGATCTTCCGGTGCCGTTAAAATTGTTTGAATACCACGCTTTTGCAGTTCGCGGACCATAACTTTTTTGTCAAATTCAAACTGTTGGGCGATTGTTTGGTCTACAATTTCTGAAATGTTTTTGGCTTCTGAATTACTTAAACTTTTTAACTCGGTGTTTTCAAAAAACACAACTACCAAAACATGCTTTTGTGCAATGGCTAACAAATAGGGTAGTTGTCTTTGAAGTGCTGATATATGCTCAAAATTTGTATAAAGCATCAGCAAACTTCTATGTGTAATTCTTCGCTTTACCAATGCTTGCAAAACGCCATAATCTGCATCTAAATACTTTGTGTCTATATTGTATAATGCTTCCAGAATACTGTTTAAGTAAGTTTTTTTTGCCTGTGCTGGCAAAAAGTGGCCTGCTGTATTCGAAAAACTTGCCAGTCCAACTTTGTCGTTTTTCTTTAATGCGATGTTCGAAAAAGCAAGGGAACTGTTTAATGCGTAATCTAATAATTTTAGTCCGTTAAAAGGCATTTTCATAACACGGCTCGTGTCTATAATTGAATAAATTGGCTGCATTTTTTCGTCCTGATATTGGTTTACCATCAGTTGTGCACGTTTTCCTGTTGCTTTCCAATTAACGGTACGTACGTCGTCTCCTGCTACATATTCCTTAATTTGCTCAAATTCCATGGTATGTCCAATCCGCCTAATTTTCTTTAAACCAATGTGCGAAAGTCGATTATCGATAGCCAGAAAGTCGAATTTTTTCATTTGAATAAACGAAGGATACACTTTTACCATTTGTTCTTTATTAAACGTATATCGTTTCCGCACCAAACCAATTGAGGAGGACACAAAGCAATTTAAATTTCCGAAGGTGTATTCACCGCGTTCAACGGGACGAACGTAGTATTGAAATGTATTTTTGCTTTTGCCGTTGATGGAAATAATTTTGAAAAAATCTCTTTTTTGGAATTGTACGGGCAATTCGTCAACAATTCCCACGGTTATTTTAAATGGATACTGATTAGTTAAAAGTACAGATACAACATTGGTGTCGCTATTTGAAAATTTCTCGGGTAAAATACGTTGGCCTTCCAATTTACTTTTGGTGAAAACCATTATAATTTCCAATAAAATAAAAATTAAAAAAAATAGAACTAAAATCCATACAACGCCAAATAACCACTGCCACCAATACGAAAATAGAAACAGCACAGCTAGCGCAGCCATTGTATAAAAAAAGCGCGGCGTTAAATAAACCGATTTTAGAAATGCGACCACTTACCTTGGTATTTCAATAGATTGGCTAATAATATCTATCACCGTTTCGGGCGTCATTCCTTCCATTTCTCGCTCGGGAGATAGAATTAATCTATGCCGAAGTACAGGCGCTAACGTCTTTTTTACATCATCTGGTGTTACAAAATCGCGACCATTAATAGCTGCGTATGCCTTTGATGCATTCATAATAGCAAGTGAAGCTCGCGGTGATCCTCCCAAAAATAGGTGCGGATGATTTCTGGTTTTATCTACCAGTTGGGCGATGTATGTAAATATTTTTTCTTCAATTATAACTTCTTGTACCTGGGCACGGAAAGTTCGTAATGTTTCGGGTGTTAAAACTCCTTCAATTGAATTTTCGGCGTTTATTTGTTTCCGCTCGTGATGGGTTTTTAAAATAGTTATTTCATCTTCCAAAGTAGGGTAGCCCACTTTTATTTTAAATAGAAATCGGTCTAATTGCGCTTCCGGTAAAGCGTACGTACCTTCCTGTTCTACGGGGTTTTGAGTTGCCAATACAATAAACGGGTATGCCATTGTGTGTTGCGTGCCGTCCATAGTTATTTGTCGTTCTTCCATAACCTCAAACAACGCGGCTTGTGTTTTGGCGGGCGCTCTGTTTATTTCATCAATTAGAATAACGTTCGAAAATATCGGACCTTTTTTAAATTCAAATTCCGAAGTTTTCATATTTAAAATTGAAGTTCCCAATACATCACTTGGCATTAAATCTGGCGTAAATTGAATTCGGCTAAAATCTGTTTTCAGTGTTTTTGCGAATAATTTGGCGGTAATAGTTTTAGCAATGCCCGGGACTCCTTCAATTAGTACATGGCCATTTGCCAACAAGCTTACAATTAATAGTTCAATAAAGTCTTCCTGCCCGATAATAATTTTGGAAAGTTGTGCTTTAATATTGGCTACGGCATCCTTAAGCCCGTCTAAGGGAATGCGATTATTAAAATGTAAATCGTTATTGTCTTTTTCAGGGTTTTCCATCGGTTTTCTTTTTAAATTCCTTAATTTCTTGGTAGAGCTTTAGCAATTCCTCTTGGGTAGTAAAACGTTTATTTTGTAAATGTTCAATAAAAGTAAACAGGTTTAATGTTTCCTGTTGGGTATTGCCACTTCGTTCGGCAACAGCTTTATAAAAGCGGTCGTTAAGCGTTTCTGTAGGTACGCGTAAACGGGTCCGGATATATTCCAAAAATAGGGCTATTTGCTTTTCTGCAACTAATTTATATTCTTTCTTATCTAAATACATGCCTGCAATAGTACGAGTATATTGGTACGTTTTATTTGCTAACGGCTGCACAATTGGAATGCTTCGTTGTTTTCTTTTTCCTTCAAAAATCACAAATAACAACACGCCAAGTAACGCAAAATAATACGCCCATTTAAAATATTTGTTATTTAATAAAACCCCCAGCGGCGAAATATCAACACGTTTACCCGTTTTATAATAATTATCCCAATTAATTTTATTGGTACTATTTAAATATGAAAAAACCTGAGCGGTATGGACTGCATTTTCTTCTGAAAGAATAAAGAAATTTGAAAAAATTTCGGGTTGTAAATGAAGAAAAATTTCACCTTTACCAATGGGAGCTTTTATGAAATTAACACGCGGCTCCTGCATTTTAACCGAATCGATAAAACTTGCGGAAACTCCCAAAACCGTTTGTGAAAGGGTATCTATTTCAGAAAAATAGTTAATAGCAAAATCTTTTTTAAGATGAAATGGTTTTTGTGTAGCGAACTTTTTGTTAACCAATTTTACCAATGGCTGGGTAGCTATTTTCTGGATATTTACCGCGGTTTCAGTTTTTAAATGAAGGGTGTCCAATAAATTTTCACCCAAATAATTTGCCGAAATAAACGCTGTGTTTCCAATTTTTACCCACGCAAGTAGCGAATCGAGTTCAACCTGGTCAAAAGTTAGCCTGTTATTTATAAAAAGGTAAGTGCCTTTTAAATTATGCTCCTGAAAAACCTCAAATGGCGGAGCGTTTTTTTCAACAAAATTTTTGCCGTAGGTTTCTTGCAATAAATCGTGTAAAACATAGGTGCCAAGCGGAATTTTATCTTCTTTACTATAACTTGGAAACCAATTTACAGGATGTTTTTTTGTAGCTTCCATATACACCAGCCCTGCCAGTACGAACAGAAAAGCCAAAAGAAATATTTTTTGAAGTTTAGTCAATGCTTTCTGGTATTTGGTTTTCTAATGAAACAAAGGTTTTTTGAGCTTTCAGGTAATTTTCTTCGGTTACTGCAAAATTTCCGTACCAAATATAATCGTATAGGAGGGTGGCTTTTTTAAATCCAAAGTTTATTTCTTCCGAAGTTATTTCGGCAAAATACTCGCTATTGGTTTTATCGAATTCATAATTTATAAGCTCGGCTTCGGTGAGTTTCTTCAAAATTAGGAGATAATAATAGCGCACGGCCAACCTGTAATTTTTATCTGCTAATGCTTTTTCAATAAGTTGTTTTATGTTTTTACTCTTTATTATTTTTTCTTCTTCTGAAAGAAAAACATCTGGTTTTTCTTTAGATTTAAAAAAGGAAGCGCCGGGATTTAGTTTATAAAACAACCAAATAACAAAAACTACGATGGCAAAAATAATTAGATAGGGGAGCATATGTACTAAAAACGAAACAAAACCGCCAGCTTCAAAATCGCCAACCAACCACTTCCAAAATTTTAACCATAATTGCCAAATCCAGCTTTTAAACTGCGTCCACCAGTTTTCCGAGGCTATTTGTTCAGTATAGTCAAACGTGCTTTCGCTTTTGTACTTTTCAATAATTTCACTACTAAAAATTGGCGGTTTTAAGTTTTCAGTAGTGTCGTAATGTATTTCCTTCTCAATTTTCTGGGAAACACTGTCCTGCACAATTGGCGCAGCTTGACTAAAAATAGCAAACAGCAAACAGAGAAAGATGAATACCGGTTTATACATATTTATTGATTGTTCGCCCCGAGTGAATCAATAGCTTCTATTGTGCCGGTAAAGTTCTTTTTTTCATTTAAATTGAAATAAATAAATGCCGAGCAAATTACAATTATTGTGTAAAGCAAATATTGAAAAACCATACCAACGGTGGAAAGTGAAAGATAGACCCAATCAAACATTACTGATGGATCGGCAGAAATTTCTTGGCTACCGGTAAAGGCTTTTATAAAAAAATAAATGTATTGCGGCACCTGAAAAATTATGTTTATAAAATAATATAGAAGTCCTGTAACAAACAGTGTGGCAAACGTGGCCCACCATTCGCCCTTTACCAAATCAAAACAGTAGCTAATGGTGTCTATTACCGATCGGTTTTCAAAAACTACAACGGCATACGCGATTGACAGGACGATGCCTAGATATATTCCCGGAATTACACAGAACATTGCGCCCACAAAAATAATGATGGCCACTAGGAAGCTGGTTCCGATTAAACTCCAAAAATCGTCTTTTACGCCTTGTATAACTTCCGCTTTATTCACTATCCCGCCGTTTTTTATATACGATTTTATAAAGTGAAGCACCACTCCGTTAAGCAAGGCATAATATACCAGACCGGCCACGATTACTACCAATAATGACAAGATTACGTTTGTTGAAAAATTATCAATGGCGTCCACAGTTTCAATTATTCCGAATCCGCCTACAAAAGATTGTAGATAGAAAATAAAACCGATAAGCAAGATAAGTAGTGCAGGGCCTGCAATTTTGAGAATTAATTCAAAAAGCAATTTCCAATTTAAACGAATAAATTTGAAAATATCTGTTAGAATGCTTCCCAGCTCGCGTTGTTTTTTAAAATTTATTGAATTGTTCATGTTCATTATTCGGCCTTAATATGTTGTAAAGTATATTTTTTCAAATTTTTTTAAATGAAGGGGTCGTGGTCTTTTTTAAATCTTTTTGCAGTTTTAAAGGGTATATTATGTAGTAATAAATAATTAAAAATAAGGAACTACCAATTATAAAAATGGCCAACCAATCTGGCATTTCGGTATGGCGGGTTACAAAACCTTCCAAAAATCCGGCAATTATAAAAAATGGCACGGTGCTCAATAATATTTTAAGTCCGTCCTTCGCCCCGCGAACAAATGATTGTATGCGCGTATATGTACCGGGAAACAGAATGCTATTGCCCAAAACCAGTCCTGCACAGGCTGCAATTATTATTACTGAAATTTCAATAGTACCGTGGATCCAGATGGTTCTTGCCGACTCCCAAAGCAATCCTTTTTCAAAAAAGAAATATTGAAATGAGCCAAGCATAATGGCGTTGCGCATAATAATGTAAATAGTTCCAAGGCTTAAAAACATCCCGAAAACGAAGGCATATAGCGCTACTTTAATATTATTGATTGTAATACCGAGAAACATATTTAAGGCGCCCATTTGCTTATAGACGGCCATGGGGTCGCCTTTATCAATATTTGCCAAGGTCATATTAACATAACCATCGCCTAAAATTAGCCGTACAAAGTTTCCGTCTGTCGCAGCCGAATAGGCGCCAATAACTGTAAAAAGAACAAAAACAATACTCGCAATAAGTAGCTGTTTGTGGTATTGCGAAAAGAAAAGCGGAAATTCCCGTGTATAAAAAGTAATAAAACGAGTTCGAGACTCGCGTTTGGTTTTATATATTTTTTGATGCGCTAAAATGGAAAGCCCATTTAGGTATTTTAACGTATTGCTATTTGGGTAGAAAGTCTGGGCATAACTAAGGTGATCAGTAACTTCTATGTAAAGTGAACTCAAATCATCCGGGTTCATTTGAACATTATTCCTCAGAACATTTTCAAACTTTAACCATTTATCCTTATTTTGCTTCGCAAAAGCAGCTTCGCGCATATTGTGCAGTACTTTTGTTCAAAGAAACATATTTAATGGATAATTTTCAAATAGAAACTGCCCAAAATGTAAACATTCTTCAAAATGTTGCGGGCGTTGGAGATCGTATTTTGGCGTATTTACTGGACAGTTTAATCATGGGTTTTTATGTTTTTGTAATTATCTTACTTTTTTCCAGTGTACACTTAACCGATGATTATTTTATGGTCGTTGGGCTCACAATCGGGCTTCCGTTATTTTTGTATCATTTATTATGGGAAATGCTCTGGAACGGGCAAAGTCCCGGAAAAGCTGTAATGAATTTACGCGTGGTAAAAACCGATGGTTCCAAACCGGCCTTTTCTAATTATTTATTGCGATGGTTATTGCGAGTTATTGATATAACCGCTACCAGCGGTGGGCTTGCTCTTGTTACAATTCTTTTAAATGGAAAGGGACAACGCTTGGGCGATATGGCTGCGCTTACAACGGTTATTACAGAAAAACCGATAGTTAATTTTTCACAAACTATTGTAACCGATATTCCAGAAAATTATCAGCCAACCTATCCCCAAGTCACTGTGTTTAGCGATGCTGAAATGCAAAAAATAAAAAATATTTTTATGGAAGCTCGGCAACACGGAAACCACCACGTAATTTTAAAATTGGCAGATAAAGTATCTAGCGTAATGACAGTGAAATTAGAAGATACGCCCTTAAAATTTCTAGATACGGTAATAAAAGATTATAACCATTTTACACAAAACATGTGAAGCTAATATTACTAATAGATATTTTAGGAACTATTGCGTTCGCCATTTCAGGAGTGCTTACTGCAATTAATAAACGATTGGATCCTTTTGGCATACTGATAATCGCTTTTGTGGCGGCAATAGGTGGCGGGACCTTGCGCGATATTTTAATAGGCGCAAATGTGGCGTGGATGCGTGATTTAACGTATGTGTACGTTATTTTTGGTTCTACAATTTTTACGGTCGTTTTCAGAAAAAGATTGGAGTACATTCGTCGGTCATTATTATTATTTGACACGATTGGGATAACATTCTATACCATTGTTGGTGTAGAGAAGGGGATTGCTGCGGGTTTTGAACCAATTATTTGTATTGCTTTGGGAACAATAACCGCTTGCTTTGGGGGTGTAATTCGTGATATACTTTGTAATGAAATCCCGATCATCTTTAGAAAGGAAATTTATGCAACGGCTTGTATTTTAGGTGCATCGGCGTATTTTTTACTTTTGAACACTACTATACCGCTCGATTTTATCGTTATAATATCTGGCTCTGTAATCTTTATAGTTCGTCTGCTGGCTGTTTATTTTAATCTTTCCTTACCAACTATTTACAGGAAGGATGAGTTGGAATAAAGTCGATAGATTTAGAAGTCATTATAATAATTGTACATCAAAGTTTATTGACTGAAATTCATACTACTACTACTAATCCAAATTTATAGATATTGGATTGTGATACTATAAAACTAACAAACCTATATATCAGCGTGCCCGAAGGTTTTAAATATTTATAAAACGTCTTCGGGCTGGATGTTCGACCCCGTTGGGGTCGTATTTTCCTGTTGTTGATTTTGTTATAAATATGAAATCCCTTCGGGATTTGGACAAAATGGGTTATTTTTAAATAGATAAATTTAAAACGATGAGCGTCGGCACATTTTCTCAAATTTATATTCAAGTTGTTTTTGCGGTTAAAGGTAGGAATAGCCTCATTCTGCCAGCTTGGGAGGACGAACTTTATAAATACATTACGGGCACGGTTCAAAACAAAAACCAAAAAATGCTGGCGATAAATGGAGTTCACGATCATATACATTTTTTAATTGGAATGAAACCCT
This region of Aequorivita marisscotiae genomic DNA includes:
- a CDS encoding PspC domain-containing protein → MNKTVNINLAGTFFHIDEDAFGKLSRYLDAIRKSLKGADGSEEIMQDIEARIGELFSEKIESPTQVVSLKMLDEIIAVMGQPEDYEVDNEIFEDIPPASQTHAKSRANASHKQLFRDLDNKYISGVSSGIGHYIGVDAIWIRLLWVLLVVAGMGSPIVVYILLWILVPPALTTSEKLKMTGQPVNISNIERKFKEGFDNVADRVKNVDYDKYGNSIKTGASGFFDGLGNVIMTLFKIFVKFIGVLIIIVSLFTIIGLVVGFFTFGSIDFWGNSELTEYIALVDTTNVPMWLIALLSLFAIGIPFFVLFILGLKLLISNLKSMSSTVKILLIVVWALSVIGLAVLGVKQATEQAYDGNFIQEQSLSIRTGDTLHINMRADKQFSYNVHRESGLELKYTTQDKRVIYSTDISLSVKSTKDSIGKIVIEKVAEGNTNLDAKKRAEAIQHNYSYENNNLMLDGFFVTDTSNKYRDQQIKITVYVPVGTVIYSEENTTSYYNYNSNFKELSNWDNQAHYFRILKNKVECLDCEQLREATEKIDSVEISTDSIVTDSIVTIKENTWEDEVNADF
- a CDS encoding PadR family transcriptional regulator, whose amino-acid sequence is MKIENTKAQMRKGVLEFCILSVLKDGEAYTSDILETLKDAKMLVVEGTIYPLLTRLKNAGLLSYRWEESTGGPPRKYYDLTEKGKLFLTELNDTWNELQQAVTIVTSEKNTK
- a CDS encoding DUF4870 domain-containing protein, with protein sequence METTITENQKNTGAFIHLSTFLKYFFPFANYIAPLLIWTFNKDKVFVDEHGKQAINFQLSTMVYTLLIALICLPFVIIFATDIIMLIENIDRNGGEFTINNIKNISGYLLLFGIAILLFFALFVFELYAVITASIFASRGQLYQYPLCIPFIKTNHKNTI
- a CDS encoding DUF4442 domain-containing protein, whose product is MKLSPRKINTFLLFKLPSAYLTGVRVKTISETECISTVKHRWINQNPFNSMFWAVQGMAAELSTGALVMAKIKESNTSISMLVANNNASFLKKARGRIEFKCSDGMLLDKAIKKTIATGEGQTIWMESEGVDSSGDVVSRFKFEWTLKKR
- a CDS encoding LysR family transcriptional regulator, whose translation is MTITQLKYVLAVAEHQNFTKAAEKTFVTQPTLSMQIQKLEEELEILIFDRSKKPIELTSVGEKIVEQARNIVNESERMQDVVDQEKGFIGGTFKLGIIPTVMPTLLPMFLKNFADRYPKVQLKIEELNTDEIIVKINEGYLDAAIAATPLEQEKIKERPLYYEPFVGYIPETHRLAAKDKLEMDDLDIDDILLLEDGHCFRDGIINLCKASKNITNEKFQLESGSFETLVKLANEGLGMTLLPYLHTLDVDAAYRKNLKYFKDPSPAREVSLIYSKSELKMQIINALYDSISGIIRGAIAFQDVKIISPTKSK
- a CDS encoding DUF58 domain-containing protein; this translates as MAALAVLFLFSYWWQWLFGVVWILVLFFLIFILLEIIMVFTKSKLEGQRILPEKFSNSDTNVVSVLLTNQYPFKITVGIVDELPVQFQKRDFFKIISINGKSKNTFQYYVRPVERGEYTFGNLNCFVSSSIGLVRKRYTFNKEQMVKVYPSFIQMKKFDFLAIDNRLSHIGLKKIRRIGHTMEFEQIKEYVAGDDVRTVNWKATGKRAQLMVNQYQDEKMQPIYSIIDTSRVMKMPFNGLKLLDYALNSSLAFSNIALKKNDKVGLASFSNTAGHFLPAQAKKTYLNSILEALYNIDTKYLDADYGVLQALVKRRITHRSLLMLYTNFEHISALQRQLPYLLAIAQKHVLVVVFFENTELKSLSNSEAKNISEIVDQTIAQQFEFDKKVMVRELQKRGIQTILTAPEDLTVNTINKYLEIKARGLL
- a CDS encoding AAA family ATPase, whose translation is MENPEKDNNDLHFNNRIPLDGLKDAVANIKAQLSKIIIGQEDFIELLIVSLLANGHVLIEGVPGIAKTITAKLFAKTLKTDFSRIQFTPDLMPSDVLGTSILNMKTSEFEFKKGPIFSNVILIDEINRAPAKTQAALFEVMEERQITMDGTQHTMAYPFIVLATQNPVEQEGTYALPEAQLDRFLFKIKVGYPTLEDEITILKTHHERKQINAENSIEGVLTPETLRTFRAQVQEVIIEEKIFTYIAQLVDKTRNHPHLFLGGSPRASLAIMNASKAYAAINGRDFVTPDDVKKTLAPVLRHRLILSPEREMEGMTPETVIDIISQSIEIPR
- a CDS encoding DUF4350 domain-containing protein → MAFLFVLAGLVYMEATKKHPVNWFPSYSKEDKIPLGTYVLHDLLQETYGKNFVEKNAPPFEVFQEHNLKGTYLFINNRLTFDQVELDSLLAWVKIGNTAFISANYLGENLLDTLHLKTETAVNIQKIATQPLVKLVNKKFATQKPFHLKKDFAINYFSEIDTLSQTVLGVSASFIDSVKMQEPRVNFIKAPIGKGEIFLHLQPEIFSNFFILSEENAVHTAQVFSYLNSTNKINWDNYYKTGKRVDISPLGVLLNNKYFKWAYYFALLGVLLFVIFEGKRKQRSIPIVQPLANKTYQYTRTIAGMYLDKKEYKLVAEKQIALFLEYIRTRLRVPTETLNDRFYKAVAERSGNTQQETLNLFTFIEHLQNKRFTTQEELLKLYQEIKEFKKKTDGKP
- a CDS encoding DUF4129 domain-containing protein — encoded protein: MYKPVFIFLCLLFAIFSQAAPIVQDSVSQKIEKEIHYDTTENLKPPIFSSEIIEKYKSESTFDYTEQIASENWWTQFKSWIWQLWLKFWKWLVGDFEAGGFVSFLVHMLPYLIIFAIVVFVIWLFYKLNPGASFFKSKEKPDVFLSEEEKIIKSKNIKQLIEKALADKNYRLAVRYYYLLILKKLTEAELINYEFDKTNSEYFAEITSEEINFGFKKATLLYDYIWYGNFAVTEENYLKAQKTFVSLENQIPESID